The following coding sequences lie in one Cronobacter universalis NCTC 9529 genomic window:
- the folA gene encoding type 3 dihydrofolate reductase: MISLIAALAVDRVIGMENAMPWDLPADLAWFKRNTLNKPVIMGRLTWESIGRPLPGRKNIVLSSRPGDDDRVVWVRSVEEALQACGDAEEVMVIGGGRVYEQFLPRAQRLYLTHIDAEVEGDTHFPDYEPDEWQSVFSEFHDADEKNSHSYCFEILERR; the protein is encoded by the coding sequence ATGATCAGTCTGATTGCGGCTTTAGCGGTGGATCGCGTGATTGGTATGGAAAACGCCATGCCGTGGGACCTCCCTGCCGATCTCGCCTGGTTTAAACGTAACACGCTTAACAAACCGGTTATCATGGGTCGCCTGACCTGGGAATCGATCGGTCGCCCGCTGCCGGGCCGTAAAAATATCGTGCTCAGCAGCCGTCCGGGCGACGATGACCGCGTGGTGTGGGTGCGCTCCGTTGAGGAAGCGTTACAGGCTTGCGGCGATGCCGAAGAAGTGATGGTGATTGGCGGCGGCCGCGTTTACGAGCAGTTCCTGCCGCGCGCGCAGCGTCTTTATCTCACCCATATCGATGCGGAAGTGGAAGGCGATACCCATTTCCCGGATTACGAGCCGGACGAGTGGCAGTCGGTGTTCAGCGAATTCCATGACGCCGATGAGAAGAACTCGCACAGCTACTGTTTCGAGATCCTTGAGCGCCGTTAA
- the carB gene encoding carbamoyl-phosphate synthase large subunit, with product MPKRTDIKSILILGAGPIVIGQACEFDYSGAQACKALREEGYRVILVNSNPATIMTDPEMADATYIEPIHWEVVRKIIEKERPDAVLPTMGGQTALNCALELERQGVLEEFGVTMIGATADAIDKAEDRRRFDVAMKKIGLDTARSGIAHNMEEALAVAADVGYPCIIRPSFTMGGTGGGIAYNREEFEEICARGLDLSPTKELLIDESLIGWKEYEMEVVRDKNDNCIIVCSIENFDAMGIHTGDSITVAPAQTLTDKEYQIMRNASMAVLREIGVETGGSNVQFAVNPKNGRLIVIEMNPRVSRSSALASKATGFPIAKVAAKLAVGYTLDELMNDITGGRTPASFEPSIDYVVTKIPRFNFEKFAGANDRLTTQMKSVGEVMAIGRTQQESMQKALRGLEVGATGFDPKVSLDDPEALTKIRRELKDAGAERIWYIADAFRAGLSVDGVFNLTNIDRWFLVQIEELVRLEEQVAEQGINGLSADFLRMLKRKGFADARLAKLAGVSESEIRKLREQYNLHPVYKRVDTCAAEFSTDTAYMYSTYEEECEANPNQDREKIMVLGGGPNRIGQGIEFDYCCVHAALALREDGYETIMVNCNPETVSTDYDTSDRLYFEPVTLEDVLEIVRIEKPKGVIVQYGGQTPLKLARALEAAGVPVIGTSPDAIDRAEDRERFQQAVDRLKLKQPANATVTAIEQAVEKAKEIGYPLVVRPSYVLGGRAMEIVYDEADLRRYFQTAVSVSNDAPVLLDRFLDDAVEVDVDAICDGETVLIGGIMEHIEQAGVHSGDSACSLPAYTLSQEIQDVMRQQVQKLAFELQVRGLMNVQFAVKDNEVYLIEVNPRAARTVPFVSKATGVPLAKVAARVMAGKTLSEQGVTKEIIPPYYSVKEVVLPFNKFPGVDPLLGPEMRSTGEVMGVGRTFAEAFAKAQLGSNSTMKKQGRALLSVREGDKERVVDLAAKLLKFGFELDATHGTAIVLGEAGINPRLVNKVHEGRPHIQDRIKNGEYTYIINTTAGRQAIEDSKLIRRSALQYKVHYDTTLNGGFATAMALNADATEKVTSVQEMHAQITK from the coding sequence ATGCCAAAACGTACAGATATTAAAAGCATCCTGATTCTTGGCGCGGGCCCGATTGTCATCGGCCAGGCGTGCGAATTCGACTACTCCGGCGCGCAGGCGTGTAAGGCGCTGCGCGAAGAGGGCTACCGCGTTATTCTGGTGAACTCCAACCCGGCGACCATCATGACCGACCCGGAGATGGCCGATGCGACCTACATCGAGCCGATCCACTGGGAAGTTGTGCGTAAAATCATCGAAAAAGAGCGCCCGGATGCGGTGCTGCCGACCATGGGCGGCCAGACGGCGCTGAACTGCGCGCTGGAGCTGGAGCGCCAGGGCGTGCTGGAAGAGTTCGGCGTGACCATGATTGGCGCGACCGCCGATGCGATTGATAAAGCCGAAGACCGCCGTCGTTTTGACGTCGCGATGAAGAAAATCGGCCTCGACACCGCACGCTCCGGCATCGCGCACAATATGGAAGAAGCGCTGGCGGTAGCGGCGGATGTCGGTTATCCGTGCATTATTCGCCCGTCGTTCACCATGGGCGGCACCGGCGGCGGTATCGCGTACAACCGCGAAGAGTTCGAAGAGATTTGCGCCCGCGGCCTGGATCTCTCGCCGACCAAAGAGCTGCTGATTGATGAATCGCTGATCGGCTGGAAAGAGTACGAGATGGAAGTGGTGCGTGATAAAAACGACAACTGCATCATCGTCTGCTCAATTGAAAACTTCGACGCCATGGGTATCCACACCGGCGACTCCATCACCGTGGCGCCAGCCCAGACGCTGACCGATAAAGAGTATCAAATCATGCGTAACGCCTCGATGGCGGTGCTGCGTGAAATCGGCGTGGAAACCGGCGGCTCCAACGTGCAGTTTGCGGTGAACCCGAAAAACGGCCGTCTGATTGTTATCGAAATGAACCCGCGCGTGTCACGTTCCTCGGCGCTGGCCTCTAAAGCGACCGGCTTCCCGATTGCCAAAGTGGCGGCGAAACTGGCGGTGGGTTACACCCTTGATGAGCTGATGAACGACATCACCGGCGGCCGTACCCCGGCGTCGTTCGAGCCGTCCATCGACTACGTGGTCACCAAAATCCCGCGCTTTAACTTCGAGAAATTCGCCGGCGCCAACGACCGCCTGACCACCCAGATGAAATCGGTGGGCGAAGTGATGGCGATTGGCCGCACCCAGCAGGAGTCGATGCAGAAAGCGCTGCGCGGCCTCGAAGTGGGCGCGACCGGTTTTGACCCGAAAGTGAGCCTCGACGACCCGGAAGCGCTGACCAAAATTCGCCGCGAGCTGAAAGACGCGGGCGCCGAGCGTATCTGGTACATCGCCGACGCCTTCCGCGCCGGTCTGTCCGTTGACGGCGTGTTTAACCTGACCAATATCGACCGCTGGTTCCTGGTGCAGATTGAAGAGCTGGTGCGCCTCGAAGAGCAGGTGGCTGAGCAGGGCATTAACGGACTTAGCGCTGATTTCCTGCGTATGCTCAAGCGTAAAGGTTTCGCCGATGCGCGTCTCGCGAAACTCGCGGGCGTCAGCGAATCGGAAATCCGCAAGCTGCGCGAGCAGTACAACCTGCACCCGGTCTACAAGCGTGTGGATACCTGCGCGGCGGAGTTCTCAACCGATACCGCCTACATGTACTCCACCTATGAAGAAGAGTGCGAAGCCAACCCGAACCAGGATCGCGAAAAAATCATGGTGCTGGGCGGCGGGCCGAACCGTATCGGCCAGGGCATTGAGTTTGACTACTGCTGCGTCCACGCCGCGCTCGCGCTGCGTGAAGACGGTTACGAAACCATTATGGTCAACTGTAACCCGGAAACCGTCTCCACCGACTACGACACCTCCGACCGCCTCTACTTCGAGCCGGTGACGCTGGAAGACGTGCTGGAAATCGTGCGTATCGAGAAACCGAAAGGCGTTATCGTGCAGTATGGCGGCCAGACCCCGCTGAAACTGGCGCGCGCGCTGGAAGCTGCAGGCGTGCCGGTTATCGGCACCAGCCCGGACGCGATTGACCGCGCGGAAGACCGCGAGCGCTTCCAGCAGGCGGTGGATCGCCTGAAGCTGAAGCAGCCGGCGAACGCCACCGTGACGGCTATCGAACAGGCCGTCGAGAAGGCGAAAGAGATTGGCTACCCGCTGGTGGTGCGTCCGTCTTACGTACTGGGCGGCCGCGCGATGGAAATCGTCTACGACGAAGCCGACCTGCGTCGCTACTTCCAGACGGCGGTGAGTGTTTCCAACGACGCGCCGGTGCTGCTGGACCGCTTCCTGGATGACGCGGTGGAAGTGGATGTCGATGCTATCTGCGACGGCGAAACGGTGCTGATTGGCGGCATCATGGAGCACATCGAACAGGCGGGCGTACACTCCGGCGACTCCGCGTGCTCTCTGCCGGCGTATACCTTAAGCCAGGAGATTCAGGACGTGATGCGCCAGCAGGTGCAGAAACTGGCCTTTGAACTCCAGGTGCGCGGCCTGATGAACGTCCAGTTCGCCGTAAAAGATAACGAAGTCTATCTGATTGAAGTGAACCCGCGCGCCGCGCGTACCGTGCCGTTCGTCTCCAAAGCCACCGGGGTGCCGCTGGCGAAAGTGGCGGCGCGCGTCATGGCGGGCAAAACGCTGAGCGAGCAGGGCGTTACCAAAGAGATCATCCCGCCGTACTACTCGGTGAAAGAAGTGGTGCTGCCGTTCAACAAATTCCCGGGCGTCGACCCGCTGCTGGGGCCGGAAATGCGCTCCACCGGCGAAGTGATGGGCGTGGGCCGCACCTTCGCGGAGGCGTTCGCCAAAGCGCAGCTCGGCAGCAACTCCACCATGAAGAAACAGGGCCGCGCGCTGCTCTCGGTGCGTGAGGGCGATAAAGAGCGCGTGGTGGATCTCGCCGCCAAGCTGCTGAAATTCGGCTTCGAGCTGGACGCCACCCACGGCACCGCGATTGTGCTGGGCGAAGCAGGCATCAACCCGCGTCTGGTGAACAAGGTGCATGAAGGGCGTCCGCACATTCAGGATCGCATCAAGAATGGCGAATACACCTACATCATCAACACCACCGCGGGCCGCCAGGCGATTGAAGACTCCAAGCTGATTCGCCGCAGCGCGCTGCAATACAAAGTGCATTACGACACCACGCTGAACGGCGGCTTCGCCACCGCGATGGCGCTGAACGCTGACGCCACCGAGAAAGTGACGTCCGTTCAGGAGATGCACGCGCAAATCACGAAGTAA
- the kefF gene encoding glutathione-regulated potassium-efflux system oxidoreductase KefF, giving the protein MILIIYAHPYPHHSHANRRMLEHVQGLDDIEVRSLYQLYPDFNINVPAEQEALARADLIVWQHPMQWYSVPPLFKLWIDKVLSHGWAYGKGGTALRGKSVLWAVTTGGDKHHFDLGDHPGFDVLAQPLQATALYCGLNWLAPYAMHRTFVCDDETLEGKAREYQKRLTDWQERHHG; this is encoded by the coding sequence ATGATTTTAATTATTTATGCGCACCCCTATCCGCATCACTCCCACGCCAACCGGCGAATGCTGGAGCATGTGCAGGGGCTGGACGATATCGAGGTGCGCTCGCTTTATCAGCTTTACCCCGATTTCAACATCAACGTGCCCGCCGAGCAGGAGGCGCTGGCGCGCGCCGATCTCATCGTCTGGCAGCATCCGATGCAGTGGTACAGCGTGCCGCCGCTGTTCAAACTCTGGATAGACAAAGTGTTATCGCACGGCTGGGCCTATGGCAAAGGGGGAACGGCGCTCAGGGGCAAAAGCGTACTGTGGGCCGTGACGACCGGCGGCGATAAACACCATTTTGATCTTGGCGACCATCCTGGCTTCGACGTGCTCGCGCAGCCGTTACAGGCGACCGCGCTCTATTGCGGCCTGAACTGGCTGGCGCCCTATGCGATGCACCGTACTTTTGTCTGCGACGACGAAACGCTCGAAGGCAAAGCGCGGGAATACCAGAAACGCTTAACCGACTGGCAGGAGCGGCATCATGGATAG
- a CDS encoding alanyl-tRNA editing protein: MTHREYYLSDALQGEANVLRCEQNAQGDYEVELDTTLFHPQGGGQPSDSGAINDVPVLRVENRGETVIHLLAQPVATGPATLAVDDALRNRHTRWHSAGHLIGYAGEQLGWQPVKAHHWPGEGRITFAPAQASDAPDACALSEKIAAWIAADLPRYVDFVDGRRQVRFGELPVYGCGGTHVASLSQVGEVTLTSIKVKKGQLLVAYQVAE, from the coding sequence ATGACACACAGAGAGTACTACCTGAGCGACGCGCTACAGGGCGAAGCGAACGTGTTGCGCTGCGAGCAAAATGCGCAGGGCGATTATGAAGTCGAACTGGATACGACGCTGTTTCACCCGCAGGGCGGCGGGCAGCCCTCTGACAGCGGCGCGATAAACGATGTGCCGGTGCTGCGCGTGGAAAACCGCGGCGAGACGGTGATTCATCTGCTGGCGCAGCCGGTGGCGACCGGCCCCGCCACGCTTGCGGTTGATGACGCGCTGCGTAACCGCCATACCCGCTGGCACTCGGCGGGCCACCTGATTGGCTATGCGGGCGAGCAGCTCGGCTGGCAGCCGGTGAAAGCGCACCACTGGCCCGGCGAAGGGAGAATTACGTTTGCTCCGGCGCAGGCATCAGACGCGCCTGACGCCTGCGCGTTAAGCGAGAAAATCGCCGCCTGGATCGCCGCCGATCTGCCGCGCTATGTTGATTTCGTTGACGGACGGCGGCAGGTGCGCTTCGGCGAACTGCCCGTCTATGGCTGCGGCGGCACGCATGTGGCATCGCTCTCGCAGGTCGGTGAGGTCACGCTCACCAGCATTAAAGTAAAGAAAGGCCAGCTGCTGGTGGCTTATCAGGTGGCAGAGTAA
- the apaH gene encoding bis(5'-nucleosyl)-tetraphosphatase (symmetrical) ApaH produces the protein MSTYLIGDVHGCYDELVALLQQVDFTPGQDTLWLTGDLVARGPGSLEVLRYVRSLGDSVRMVLGNHDLHLLAVFAGISRNKPKDRVTPLLEAPDADELVNWLRRQPLLQVDEEKKLVMAHAGITPQWDLATAQACARDVEAVLASDSYPLFLDAMYGDMPNNWSPELTGLARLRFISNAFTRMRYCFPNGQLDMYCKESPESAPAPLKPWFAIPGPVAQEYAIVFGHWASLEGKGTPENIYGLDTGCCWGGTLTCLRWEDKAVFTQHSNRQTDSDDDKAAIAS, from the coding sequence ATGTCTACATATCTGATTGGCGACGTTCATGGTTGCTACGATGAACTGGTCGCGCTGTTACAGCAGGTCGACTTTACCCCAGGCCAGGATACGCTGTGGCTGACGGGCGACCTGGTGGCCCGCGGTCCCGGCTCGCTGGAAGTGCTGCGCTACGTCCGCTCGCTCGGCGATTCCGTTCGTATGGTGCTGGGCAACCACGATCTGCATCTGCTGGCGGTTTTCGCGGGCATCAGTCGCAATAAACCGAAAGATCGGGTCACGCCGCTGCTTGAAGCGCCGGACGCCGACGAGCTTGTCAACTGGCTGCGCCGCCAGCCGCTGTTACAGGTGGATGAAGAGAAAAAGCTGGTGATGGCCCATGCGGGCATTACGCCGCAGTGGGATCTCGCTACCGCACAGGCGTGCGCCCGCGATGTCGAAGCGGTGCTGGCAAGCGACAGCTATCCGCTGTTCCTCGACGCGATGTACGGCGATATGCCGAACAACTGGTCGCCGGAGCTGACGGGCCTTGCGCGCCTGCGCTTTATCTCGAACGCCTTTACCCGGATGCGCTATTGTTTCCCGAACGGCCAGCTCGATATGTATTGCAAAGAGAGCCCGGAAAGCGCGCCCGCGCCGCTGAAACCGTGGTTCGCCATTCCGGGGCCGGTGGCGCAGGAGTACGCCATCGTCTTCGGGCACTGGGCGTCGCTCGAAGGTAAAGGCACGCCGGAAAACATCTACGGTCTGGATACCGGCTGCTGCTGGGGCGGTACGCTGACCTGCCTGCGCTGGGAAGATAAAGCGGTGTTCACGCAGCACTCTAATCGTCAGACCGACAGCGACGACGACAAAGCGGCCATCGCGTCCTGA
- the dapB gene encoding 4-hydroxy-tetrahydrodipicolinate reductase, whose product MQEAQVRVAIAGANGRMGRQLIQAALAMDGVALGAALVREGSSLLGADAGELAGAGTTGVTLQSSLEAVKDDFDVLIDFTRPEGTLAYLAFCRAHNKGMVIGTTGFDDAGKAAIREAATAIPVVFAANFSVGVNVMLKLLEKAAQVMGDYTDIEIIEAHHRHKVDAPSGTALAMGEAIAGALNKDLQSCAVYAREGHTGERVPGTIGFATVRAGDIVGEHTAMFADIGERIEITHKASSRMTFANGAVKSALWLKTRKNGLYDMRDVLDLNNL is encoded by the coding sequence ATGCAAGAAGCACAGGTCCGCGTCGCGATCGCGGGGGCGAATGGTCGTATGGGCCGGCAGTTAATCCAGGCGGCGCTCGCTATGGACGGCGTGGCGCTGGGGGCTGCGCTGGTGCGCGAAGGCTCCTCGCTGCTGGGCGCAGACGCGGGTGAACTGGCGGGCGCGGGCACGACCGGCGTGACCCTCCAGAGCAGTCTTGAGGCGGTAAAAGATGACTTCGACGTGCTTATCGATTTTACGCGTCCCGAAGGCACCCTGGCGTACCTTGCGTTCTGCCGCGCGCATAATAAAGGCATGGTGATCGGCACCACCGGCTTTGACGACGCCGGTAAAGCGGCCATCCGTGAAGCCGCCACGGCGATCCCTGTGGTGTTCGCCGCTAACTTCAGCGTTGGGGTTAACGTGATGCTGAAGCTGCTTGAAAAAGCCGCGCAGGTGATGGGCGATTACACCGATATCGAAATTATTGAAGCGCATCACCGACATAAAGTGGATGCGCCGTCCGGCACCGCGCTTGCGATGGGCGAGGCGATTGCCGGCGCGCTGAATAAAGATCTGCAAAGCTGCGCGGTCTATGCGCGCGAAGGCCACACCGGCGAGCGCGTACCCGGCACTATTGGGTTTGCGACCGTGCGTGCGGGCGACATTGTCGGTGAGCACACCGCGATGTTCGCTGACATCGGCGAACGTATTGAAATCACCCATAAAGCCTCGAGCCGGATGACATTTGCGAACGGCGCGGTAAAGTCTGCATTATGGCTTAAAACGCGTAAAAATGGGCTTTACGATATGCGTGACGTGCTGGATTTAAACAATTTGTGA
- the kefC gene encoding glutathione-regulated potassium-efflux system protein KefC yields MDSHTLIQALIYLGSAALIVPVAVRLGLGSVLGYLIAGGLIGPWGLRLVTDAQAILHFAEIGVVLMLFVIGLELDPQRLWKLRASVFGGGALQMGACGLLLGGFCVALGLRWQVALLIGLTLALSSTAIAMQAMNERNLTASQMGRSAFAVLLFQDIAAIPLVAMIPLLAASGEATTASAFLLSALKVVGALALVVLLGRFVARPALRFVARSGLREVFSAVALFLVFGFGLLLEEAGLSMAMGAFLAGVLLASSEYRHALESDIEPFKGLLLGLFFIGVGMSIDFGTLVAHPLRVLTLLFGFLIIKTVTLWLIAKPLKVPGRQGRWFAALLGQGSEFAFVIFGAARSAEVLDAEWAKALTLAVALSMAATPLLLVLLTRLEKSGQQQAREADEIDEEQPRVIIAGFGRFGQIAGRLLLSSGVKMVVLDHDPDHIETLRKFGMKVFYGDATRVDLLESAGVAKAEVLINAIDDPQANLQLTELVQTHFPQVRIIARARDVDHYIRLRQAGVAQPERETFEGALRVGRMALEELGIGSYEARERADLFRCYNQQMVDEMAEGDNDTSARAATFKRTSAMLTEIISEDRAHLSLIQRHGWQGTQEGKHTGDDADEPEVKPQP; encoded by the coding sequence ATGGATAGTCATACGTTGATTCAGGCGCTGATCTACCTCGGGTCGGCCGCGCTGATTGTGCCCGTCGCGGTGCGCCTCGGACTTGGCTCGGTGCTGGGGTATCTGATTGCCGGCGGGCTGATTGGCCCGTGGGGGTTGCGGCTGGTGACGGACGCGCAGGCGATTCTGCATTTCGCGGAAATCGGCGTGGTGCTGATGCTGTTTGTCATCGGGCTTGAGCTTGATCCGCAGCGCCTGTGGAAGCTGCGCGCCTCGGTCTTTGGCGGCGGCGCGTTGCAGATGGGCGCGTGCGGCCTGCTGCTCGGCGGCTTTTGCGTGGCGCTCGGGCTGCGCTGGCAGGTGGCGCTGCTGATTGGCCTGACGCTCGCGCTCTCTTCAACGGCCATCGCCATGCAGGCGATGAACGAGCGTAACCTGACGGCGTCGCAAATGGGGCGCAGCGCCTTTGCCGTGCTGCTGTTCCAGGATATCGCCGCGATCCCGCTGGTGGCGATGATCCCGCTGCTGGCCGCGAGCGGCGAGGCGACGACCGCCAGCGCGTTCCTCCTCTCGGCGCTGAAAGTGGTCGGCGCGCTGGCGCTGGTGGTGCTGCTCGGGCGTTTTGTCGCGCGGCCGGCGCTGCGCTTTGTAGCCCGCTCCGGGCTTCGCGAAGTGTTCAGCGCCGTGGCGCTGTTTCTGGTGTTCGGCTTCGGGCTGCTGCTGGAAGAGGCCGGGCTGTCGATGGCGATGGGCGCGTTTCTCGCGGGCGTCTTGCTGGCAAGCTCCGAATACCGCCACGCGCTGGAGAGCGATATCGAGCCGTTCAAAGGGCTGCTGCTGGGCCTCTTTTTTATCGGCGTCGGGATGTCGATTGATTTCGGCACGCTGGTGGCGCATCCGCTGCGCGTGCTGACGCTCCTGTTCGGCTTTCTGATTATCAAAACCGTCACGCTGTGGCTTATCGCAAAACCGCTGAAGGTGCCTGGGCGTCAGGGGCGCTGGTTTGCGGCGCTGTTAGGACAGGGGAGTGAATTCGCGTTCGTGATTTTCGGCGCGGCGCGCAGCGCCGAGGTGCTGGATGCCGAATGGGCGAAGGCGCTGACGCTCGCGGTGGCGCTCTCCATGGCCGCGACGCCGCTGCTGCTGGTGTTGTTAACCCGCCTTGAGAAATCGGGGCAGCAGCAGGCGCGTGAAGCCGATGAAATTGACGAGGAGCAGCCGCGGGTGATCATCGCGGGCTTCGGGCGATTTGGTCAGATAGCCGGTCGTTTGCTGCTCTCCAGCGGCGTGAAGATGGTGGTTCTCGATCACGACCCGGATCATATCGAAACGCTGCGTAAATTCGGCATGAAGGTGTTTTATGGCGACGCGACCCGCGTCGATTTGCTGGAATCGGCGGGCGTGGCGAAAGCTGAAGTGCTGATTAACGCCATTGACGATCCGCAGGCGAATCTGCAACTGACGGAGCTGGTGCAGACGCACTTTCCGCAGGTGCGGATTATCGCCCGCGCCCGCGATGTGGATCACTACATTCGCCTGCGTCAGGCAGGTGTCGCGCAGCCGGAGCGTGAAACGTTCGAAGGCGCGCTGCGGGTAGGGCGCATGGCGCTGGAAGAGCTGGGCATCGGCAGTTACGAAGCGCGCGAGCGCGCCGATCTGTTCCGCTGCTACAACCAGCAGATGGTGGATGAAATGGCCGAGGGCGACAACGACACGTCGGCGCGCGCCGCCACCTTTAAGCGCACCAGCGCGATGCTGACGGAAATCATCAGCGAAGACCGCGCGCACTTGTCGCTGATCCAGCGCCACGGCTGGCAGGGGACACAGGAAGGCAAGCACACCGGCGATGATGCCGACGAGCCGGAAGTGAAACCGCAGCCCTAA
- a CDS encoding LysE family transporter, whose product MLETTLFVATIAALGMLSPGPDFFLVIKNAARYPRSAAMMTAAGVIAGVVTHMTYCVAGIAVVITTTPWLFGALKYVGAAYLVWLGINALLARGTTSLALDGVAQESTSLKKAFIQGYLCNLLNPKATLFFLAMFTQVLNVNSGLMEKLWYAGIIVALTLVWWPLLVLLIQSQPVRRGLTKAQKVIDKLLGGMLLALGIKVALS is encoded by the coding sequence ATGCTGGAAACCACCCTTTTCGTTGCCACCATTGCGGCGCTGGGCATGCTGTCGCCGGGCCCCGATTTCTTTCTGGTTATCAAAAACGCCGCGCGCTACCCGCGCAGCGCCGCGATGATGACGGCCGCAGGCGTTATCGCTGGCGTCGTGACGCACATGACTTACTGCGTGGCAGGTATCGCGGTGGTCATCACCACTACGCCCTGGCTTTTCGGCGCGCTGAAATATGTCGGCGCGGCGTATCTGGTGTGGCTTGGCATCAATGCGCTGCTGGCGCGCGGCACCACCAGCCTGGCGCTCGATGGCGTGGCGCAGGAGAGCACCTCGCTGAAAAAAGCGTTTATTCAGGGTTACCTCTGTAACCTGCTGAACCCCAAAGCCACGCTGTTCTTCCTGGCGATGTTCACCCAGGTGCTGAACGTGAATTCCGGCCTGATGGAAAAACTCTGGTACGCGGGCATTATCGTCGCCCTGACGCTGGTCTGGTGGCCGCTGCTGGTCTTGTTGATTCAGAGCCAGCCGGTGCGCCGCGGCCTGACCAAAGCGCAGAAGGTGATCGACAAACTGCTGGGCGGCATGCTGCTGGCGCTCGGCATCAAAGTGGCGCTGAGCTAA
- a CDS encoding YgdI/YgdR family lipoprotein has product MRSKLLITSIFAAATLFTVAGCSSNQAVKTTDGKTVVTDGKPEVDSDTGLVSYKNAQTGQTEQINRDQVKSMSELDN; this is encoded by the coding sequence ATGCGATCGAAACTACTGATTACGTCCATTTTTGCTGCCGCTACGCTGTTTACCGTGGCGGGCTGTTCATCCAATCAGGCCGTTAAGACGACCGACGGTAAAACCGTGGTCACCGACGGTAAGCCGGAAGTCGACAGCGATACCGGGCTGGTCTCTTATAAAAACGCCCAGACCGGACAGACCGAGCAGATTAACCGCGACCAGGTAAAATCCATGAGCGAACTGGATAACTAA
- the carA gene encoding glutamine-hydrolyzing carbamoyl-phosphate synthase small subunit, with product MIKSALLVLEDGTQFYGRAIGATGTAVGEVVFNTSMTGYQEILTDPSYSRQIVTLTYPHIGNVGTNDADAESSQVHAQGLVIRDLPLIASNYRNTEDLSSYLKRHNIVAIADIDTRKLTRLLREKGAQNGCIIAGDNVDAALALEKAKAFPGLNGMDLAKEVTTTEAYSWTQGSWTLAGELPEAKKEEELPYHVVAYDYGVKRNILRMLVDRGCRLTVVPAQTSAEDVLKMNPDGVFLSNGPGDPAPCDYAIEAIQKFLETDVPVFGICLGHQLLALASGAKTVKMKFGHHGGNHPVKDIDNNRVMITAQNHGFAVDEATMPSTLRVTHKSLFDNTLQGIHRTDKPAFSFQGHPEASPGPHDAAPLFDHFIELIEQYRKTAK from the coding sequence TTGATTAAGTCAGCGCTGTTGGTTCTGGAAGACGGAACCCAATTCTACGGTCGGGCCATCGGGGCAACAGGTACGGCAGTAGGGGAAGTCGTTTTCAATACTTCAATGACCGGTTATCAAGAAATCCTCACTGATCCTTCCTACTCCCGCCAGATTGTCACTCTCACTTATCCTCATATTGGTAATGTCGGCACCAACGATGCTGACGCTGAATCCTCCCAGGTACATGCTCAGGGCCTTGTGATCCGTGATTTGCCGCTGATTGCCAGCAACTACCGCAACACAGAGGACCTTTCTTCTTACCTGAAGCGCCATAACATCGTGGCGATTGCCGATATCGATACCCGCAAGCTGACGCGTCTGCTGCGTGAGAAGGGCGCCCAGAACGGTTGCATCATCGCAGGGGATAATGTCGATGCCGCGCTGGCGCTGGAAAAAGCGAAAGCCTTCCCTGGCCTGAACGGCATGGATCTGGCAAAAGAAGTGACCACGACGGAAGCTTACAGCTGGACGCAGGGCAGCTGGACGCTCGCAGGCGAACTGCCGGAAGCGAAAAAAGAAGAAGAGCTGCCTTATCATGTGGTGGCGTATGACTACGGCGTGAAGCGCAACATCCTGCGCATGCTGGTGGACAGAGGCTGCCGCCTGACGGTCGTCCCGGCGCAAACCTCCGCCGAAGATGTCCTGAAAATGAACCCGGATGGCGTGTTTCTCTCCAACGGCCCTGGCGACCCGGCGCCGTGCGACTACGCCATCGAAGCCATCCAGAAATTCCTCGAAACCGACGTGCCGGTCTTCGGCATCTGCCTCGGACACCAGCTGCTGGCGCTGGCGAGCGGCGCGAAAACCGTGAAGATGAAGTTCGGCCACCACGGCGGCAACCATCCGGTGAAAGATATCGATAACAACCGCGTGATGATCACCGCCCAGAACCACGGTTTTGCGGTGGATGAAGCGACCATGCCGTCAACGCTGCGCGTGACTCATAAATCCCTGTTCGATAACACGCTCCAGGGGATTCACCGCACCGATAAACCGGCCTTCAGCTTCCAGGGGCACCCTGAGGCGAGCCCCGGCCCGCATGACGCCGCGCCGCTGTTTGACCACTTTATCGAATTAATTGAGCAGTACCGTAAGACCGCCAAATAA